A segment of the Streptococcus dysgalactiae subsp. dysgalactiae genome:
AAAAAAAGATAATAATTCTCTTGATTGATAGTAATATGCCCGGAATGTTCAAAGTGATGCGCAAAAGTTGGTAAGGTTTGGACGGGTAACTGTTCAAAAGTGTGGACACCTTTTTCTCCTAGAAGGAGAAGACTATCGATATCAAGTGTGGGAAAAGCAGCAGCTTTTAAGTGTGGTTCTTCAAGGATAGTGGCTGCTAGCGTTAGAATGTCTCTGGTATCGGTAAAATCACTGTCTCCCAAGGGAATCTGTTTGTGGTCAGGACCAGTCATTTTGAGGAGATAATCACTCATGGCAAGCAAAGTAGGTCTTAGCTTAGAGAGATAATCAGGGACTAAAGCAGTTAATTCCAGAAGGGCTTTGAGTACTTCCACATGATACATGGTTGATTGTTCAAATTGACTGCCATCTTCGAGAATTTGTAGTGCGAGTTGTTGCGCCAATTCTTTTCTAGCGAAAACTGTTGCTGCAGCAATATCAAGGTCGGACCCAAAGTAGGCATCAGCTAATAAAATCGCAGTGGTTTGCAAGATTCCCCAATTGCTGAGGCTATATTTATCAAGGTAGTTGGCATGGAGAAATTGAAGTTGTTTTTCCATGGAAGCTAGGATGAGGCTTTCCTCTTGCTTGGTTAAGGCGTCAAAAAGATTAAGGTAGATCAAACATTTGACCCAAGCAAAACAACGGATGCCAGTATCTAAGGTTCTAGTAGCTAACCCTTTAGGGTCTAAAGGAATGGCTGATTCAATCCAATTGAGGATGAAACCTTTAGCTGTTAAGAGATAACGTTCATCTCTTTCAACAAGGTAGACGAGGATTAATTTTTGGAGATAGGTCTGTCGATTTAACATAAAATTCCACTCAGAATCATCTGTGACAGCCTCTTGCCAAGTAATGGGATCTAAGTGGTAAGGAATGTGGCAAGGCTCCATATCCCAATTATCTTCAAATAAAAAGGTATTGGTTAAGAGTAGGTCAGCTATCCTTTTTTGATCAGCATAGCTGTCAGCCTGATAGTCTAGTAGGTAATTCCTGCAAAAGTCTGGATTGACTGTTTCTTTAAAACGTGCGAAGGCAAGAGACATAGGATATTTCCTTTCCAAAAGAAAAGAGACCTCATCATGTGCTTAGGAACTATTTCCCTATGCTCATAACAGGTCTCTATGAACCATTAAGCTAAAATACCTAACCAGCTACCGATAATACCGATAAGAACAGTGAGGAGAACCAATTTGTAGGTTGTCCATTTTTTGTTTTTAATGAGG
Coding sequences within it:
- a CDS encoding alginate lyase family protein: MSLAFARFKETVNPDFCRNYLLDYQADSYADQKRIADLLLTNTFLFEDNWDMEPCHIPYHLDPITWQEAVTDDSEWNFMLNRQTYLQKLILVYLVERDERYLLTAKGFILNWIESAIPLDPKGLATRTLDTGIRCFAWVKCLIYLNLFDALTKQEESLILASMEKQLQFLHANYLDKYSLSNWGILQTTAILLADAYFGSDLDIAAATVFARKELAQQLALQILEDGSQFEQSTMYHVEVLKALLELTALVPDYLSKLRPTLLAMSDYLLKMTGPDHKQIPLGDSDFTDTRDILTLAATILEEPHLKAAAFPTLDIDSLLLLGEKGVHTFEQLPVQTLPTFAHHFEHSGHITINQENYYLFFKNGPIGSSHTHSDQNSLCLYYNGQPLFCDAGRYTYKEEPFRYALKSASHHSTAFLEEQLPEQVDSSWAYLSYPKSNYCHLRQNGHVYFIEGSYQTQFSDKNNYQHDRQILILPPGIFLIIDTIQAQGNHCLVSQFILDNHLEVKTDHLSDLRLISDCPFTIEETILSKKYNQYLTSHKLIKRKPFKDKGCTSTLLVPDDTKVTPLTPLQTGKRNPIETALAWHLKGKQFDYSICVLQEDLIKGEKLVLLNGHKIRGKVVVINHITNEIIRLKH